Below is a window of Streptomyces sp. WMMB303 DNA.
ACAAGGGCTTCCTCGCCGGCCTGGCCCGGACGGGCGGCGCCGACGAAGACCTGGCGGACCGGATCCGGGCGGCCAACACGGGTCTCGCCGCGCTCCAGTTGTGCGCCGCCGCGCACGTCCCGCTCGGCGACCTCGTCGCCGAGGCGGCGCGCGACGAGGCGCTCGCCGTCCTGCGCGGGGCACCCGTGCGGGTGGACGTCCTCTGCATCGACCGCGCGGGGACGGTCGTCGGACGCAGCGCCGTGCGCTAGCGCCCCGCGCGGCCCTCAGCAGGTGTGGCGGTCGCGTTCCGCGGAGTAGAGGTGGCTGTCGCGGAAGTGCTCGGCGGCCAGGGTGCGGCCGACCAGGATGACGGCCGTCCGGCTGAGCCCGGCCGCCGTCACCCGTTCCGCGATCTCCTCCAGGGTGCCCCGCAGTACGACCTCGTCGGGGCGGCTGGCGAACGCGACGACCGCTGCCGGGCAGTCGCCCCCGTAGTACGGGAGGAGTTCGGCGACCACCTCGTCCACGTACCGCACCGCGAGGTGCAGTACGAGCAGTGCGCCGCTGCGGCCCAGCGTGGCCAGGTCCTCGCCGTCCGGCATGGGGGTGGCCTGCCGGGCGACCCGGGTCAGCACGACGGTCTGGCCGACGGTCGGCACGGTCAGCTCCCGCTTCAGCGCGGCGGCCGCCGCCGCGAACGCGGGGACACCCGGTACGACCTCGTACGGCACCTCCGCGGCCGTCAGCCGCCGCATCTGCTCGGCGACGGCGCTGAAGACGGAGGGGTCTCCCGAGTGCAGCCGCGCCACGTCGTGCCCCTCGCGGTGCGCGCGGACCAGTTCCTCGGTGATGGCGTCCAGGTCGAGTTGCGCGGTGTCGACCAGCCGCGCGTCGGGCGGGCACTCGGCGAGCAGTTCCCTGGGCACCAGGCTGCCCGCGTACAGGCAGACCCGGCAGGCGGCCAGCGTCCGGGCGCCGCGCACCGTGATCAGGTCGGCGGCGCCGGGCCCGGCGCCGATGAAGTACACCGTCATCTCTCGTCTCCCCACGCGTCCTCGGGTCCCCGTACGTCTTCGGGCGGCTCGCCCGTCACCTCAGCGGCGCTCTTGCACACCGCCCACTGGGTCACCGGCATCGCCTGCCGCCAGCCGGTGAAGCCGCCCACCGGCACCCCGTGCGCGACGGAGAGCCGCACCAGTTCACCGCCGTACCTGCGGTACCAGCGCACCAGCAGCGCCTCGGACTCCAGCGTGACGGTGTTGGCGACCAGCCGCCCGCCCACCGGCAGCGCCGCCCAGCAGGCGGCCAGCAGACCGGGCGCCGTCAGCCCGCCGCCGACGAACACCGCGTCCGGTGTGGGCAGTCCGGACAGCGCCTCCGGTGCCGTACCGGTGACCACCCGCAGCCCCGGCACCCCCAGCCGGTCGGCGTTGCGCGCGATCCGCCCGGCACGCTCGCCGCTGCGCTCCACGGTCACCGCCCGGCAGGCCGGATGGGCCCGCATCCACTCCACCGCGATCGACCCCGCGCCGCCGCCCACGTCCCACAGCAGTTCACCGGGCGCGGGCGCCAGCGCGGCCAGCGTCGCGGCCCGCACATGGCGCTTGGTGAGCTGCCCGTCGTGCTCGTACGCGGCGTCCGGCAGCCCGGGTACCGCACCCGGCCGCACCACGTCGGCCTCCGGGCCGGCCGCACAGACCACGGCGACGATGTTGAGCGGGTCGCCCGGCGGATGCCGCCAGTCCTGTGCCGTCCCCGCGCTGGAGCGCTCGCGCGGGCCGCCGAGCTGCTCCAGCACCCGCATCCGGCTCGGTCCGAAGCCGTGCTCGCGCAGCAGCTCCGCGACCCGGGCCGGGGTGTCGGCCCCGGCGCTGAGCACCAGCAGCCGCCGCCCGTCATGGAGCGCGGCGGCGATCCGGGCGAGCGGCCGGCCGACCACGCTGACCACCTCGCACTCCTCCAGCGCCCAGCCGAGCCGCGCACACGCGTGGCTCACGGACGAGGGGTGCGGCAGCACCCGGAGGGACAGCTCCGGCAGCAGCTCGGCCAGGGTGCGGCCGATACCGTAGAAGTACGGGTCACCGCTGGCCAGCACCGCGATCCGGCGCCCCGCGTGCGCCGCGAACAGCCCCGGCACGGCGGGCCGCAGCGGGGACGGCCACGCCACCCGCTCCGCGGCGCACTCCGCGGCGGGCAGCAGGTCGAGTTGCCGCGCGCCCCCGAAGACCACCTCGGCGGCGCGCAGCGCCTCCCGGGCGGGCTCGGCCAGCCCCGGCCAGCCGTCGGCGCCGACGCCGACGACCGTCACCTCGGGCGGGACGGCGGCGGACGGGGGCATCGCAGACACGTCGGGGATCGCAGCCACCTTCACCTTGGAGATCGCACAGCTCTCGAACAGGGACGGCTCGAACTGTACTGTTCGGGACCCCGCACTCCGACCGCCGGTCCCCGCACCACCGGCCCCGGCAGCCGCCCCCGGTCCGCCGGCCCGGACCAGCGGTCCCCGGTCCGCCGGAGGCGGCCCCCGGGCCACAATGGGGCGCATGGATCAGAACGCACTGCCCGA
It encodes the following:
- the cobM gene encoding precorrin-4 C(11)-methyltransferase; its protein translation is MTVYFIGAGPGAADLITVRGARTLAACRVCLYAGSLVPRELLAECPPDARLVDTAQLDLDAITEELVRAHREGHDVARLHSGDPSVFSAVAEQMRRLTAAEVPYEVVPGVPAFAAAAAALKRELTVPTVGQTVVLTRVARQATPMPDGEDLATLGRSGALLVLHLAVRYVDEVVAELLPYYGGDCPAAVVAFASRPDEVVLRGTLEEIAERVTAAGLSRTAVILVGRTLAAEHFRDSHLYSAERDRHTC
- the cbiE gene encoding precorrin-6y C5,15-methyltransferase (decarboxylating) subunit CbiE — protein: MPPSAAVPPEVTVVGVGADGWPGLAEPAREALRAAEVVFGGARQLDLLPAAECAAERVAWPSPLRPAVPGLFAAHAGRRIAVLASGDPYFYGIGRTLAELLPELSLRVLPHPSSVSHACARLGWALEECEVVSVVGRPLARIAAALHDGRRLLVLSAGADTPARVAELLREHGFGPSRMRVLEQLGGPRERSSAGTAQDWRHPPGDPLNIVAVVCAAGPEADVVRPGAVPGLPDAAYEHDGQLTKRHVRAATLAALAPAPGELLWDVGGGAGSIAVEWMRAHPACRAVTVERSGERAGRIARNADRLGVPGLRVVTGTAPEALSGLPTPDAVFVGGGLTAPGLLAACWAALPVGGRLVANTVTLESEALLVRWYRRYGGELVRLSVAHGVPVGGFTGWRQAMPVTQWAVCKSAAEVTGEPPEDVRGPEDAWGDER